The sequence TACAAAATTTCAATTTCACAAGGAACTGAATCTAAAATCTAGAGTTGGTTTGGCATTAATCAAGGATTAAAACACATGACAGATTTGCAAGAGCGCGGACACTTACTAACCGAACAAGTTAATCCTGATAGTCTTAATTTAGACCAGTTAAGCAGCGTGGAATTTGTCGAACTATTTAATCGCGAAGACGCAAACGCTGTCGCTGCGGTTAGTGCTGCAAAAGAAGATTTAGCGAAAGCGATTGATTTGGCAGCGCAAAGTCTTGAAAAAGGTGGACGTTTGTTTTATGTGGGTGCGGGTACTTCTGGTAGATTAGGGGTGTTAGATGCTGCTGAATGTCCGCCGACTTTTTGTACTCCTCCAGAATTAGTTCAAGGTATAATTGCTGGCGGTGCCGGTGCCCTAGTACGTAGCTCTGAGGACTTAGAAGACCGCGCTCAAGATGGCGAAGCTGCTATGGCACAACGAGAAATTAATCAGCTTGATGTGATAGTAGGTATAACTGCAGGCGGAACTACTCCCTTTGTCCACGGTGCTATCAATGCAGCTAAAAGTCGGGGCGCAACAACTGTATTCATGGCTTGCGTTCCATCCGAGCAAGTCAGTGTGGAAGTTGACGTTGATATTCGCTTGCTTACAGGGCCAGAAATATTAGCCGGTTCAACTCGCTTAAAAGCCGGTACCGCAACAAAGTTAGCTTTAAATATTATTTCTACAGGCGTAATGGTTAAACTTGGTAAAGTTTACGGCAATCGCATGGTAGATGTAGCAGTTACAAATCAAAAGTTACGAGATAGAGCTTTACGAATTTTACAAGATTTAACTGATTTGAGCCGCGAAGCTGCCAGTAGTTTACTCGAACGCAGCGGTAAATGGGTCAAGTTAGCAATTTTAATGCATGAAGCTGGTGTAGATAAAGAACAAGGTGACAAGCTTCTTTCCCAACATCGGGGGAATCTCAGAGAAGCAATTGAAGCGAAAAAGTCCGCGATTAAATAATAGCTCATCTGTTTATTCCAATTGTGGATGAGTAAGTATAATTCGTAATTCGTAATATCTCCTTACCCTAACGGGTCAGCAAGCTGAACGGAGACGCTTAGTCTAACGACTCACTTCGTGAACGCTAACGTAATTCGTAACAAAACAAAGATTGTTAAGTATTTCCCATCAAGATTAATATGGTTGTCTTATCTGATTCAGATGATTACTTGCAGTAAGTTTTTCTTTGTAACTGAGTTCAAGTGAAATTTCGCTCTTGAATAAATTAATTACAAATGTTTAACCTAACAAAATAGTAATGACCAACCGTATTAATTTTGATGGATTACACATTTACAATGAGACCGTCTGACCCCCTGCTAAAAACCGCAAATTAGTGACAGTAATCATACATTCACATTCTGGCTAAATTTATTGCATATTTGGAGAATAAGCATTCTCCTTTTATATTTCAATAGGAATTACGCAAAGCAAAATAGCCATTGTGGGTGAATACGCCGCCATCGCATGTCCTAACTGACACACTACGCTAACGTAATTACGCAATTACGTTATTTTTGCGTAAGCCCTGAATAAAATTATTTTCAATAATACAAAAATATTATTTATAATTGATTGGAAATAAATAGAACTAAAAATTTTAACTAAAACCAGTGATTGTACTTATAAAAAAAGATAAATAGCTAATTGCTCAATGGGTATAAACTCTGTTGGCGTTTGAAAGCTGTCCAAAGATAATCGGAGGTGCAGTTATCTAAAAGCTAGGTAGTCATGTTACGTCAAGAACTTGGAGATTTCTCCAGTATTGTTTGCTTCAAAGCTGCTATTACTGGAATGGAAGAAGCTTTGGGGGAAAAAGCAACTGCAATTGCTTTGATCGCAGCAGGTCGCTCTCGCGGTAAAAATCTTGCCAAAGATTTAGGTTTATCAAAATCAAATATTGAGTGGAGTTTAGTTGCAGATAAAATTGGTTTCGCATTAGGTATCAATGGAACCAAGCTTTGCAAAATAGAAAGTATTGTTGAAGAAGAGGATGTAATCAAAGTATTGACTTCAGAAACTTTGTGTTCGGCTGGCGAACCCCAAGGCTCACCTCGTAAATGTACGTATACTTTGGGTGCAGTTTGGGGAGTGATAGAAGAGATTAGTAGCAAGCGTTTAAAAGGCAGCCATACCGAATCTGTACTTCGTGGTGGAAATCACGATGTTTTTGAATTTACACCCTTAGTATAAAAATAATGGAATTTAATAGCCCTATTGATTTGGCTATCAAGAATTTTGGTTAATCAATACAAGTAATAAGGATAAGAGAATGCCTATCAATGCTGGCAAAATTGAAAGTATTTTGCAAAATTTCGTAAGCGGTACTAATGATATTCAAGGAGCAACCCTTGTTTCTCCCGATGGTTTATCTTTAGCTACAGTTTTGCCAAGTACGATGGATGATGAAAAAGTATCTGCGATGTCTGCGGCGATGTTATCTCTAGGCGAACGTATAGGTAATGAATTATCAAGGGGTAGTATAGACCGTATTTATGTTGAAGGCGATAAAGGCTACGGCGTATTGACCAACTGTGGAGATGATGCTGTATTGCTAGTGTTAGCTAGTCAATCAGCTAAGCAAGGTTTATTGATGCTAGAAATCAAGCGACTGACAGAAGAGTTAAAATTAGTTTTGATGTAATACCAATTCTGTATGAGGTTGCGCTGAATCGCTCTCAGCCTGGAAGGCTGGAGCTACCAATACAAAGCCAACCTACGTTGGCTAAATATGGCGCATCTTTATAAAGAAATGGTATAAGTGTGATTAAAGAATTATTTTTTATTCCATATTATTTCGGTGACCAACAATTCCGAAACATCTGAATAAAAAAAAAATTGAACAATCAAAAAATTGAATTCACTTTTATCATCTCCGCGTTTATTACTTTGTTTATTACTTGTAAATAGGAAAATAATATAGCAATCCTAAATCATACATGAGAGAATACGTTTTTTTTGAGTATTTATTAAGCACAGTATGTATCTATTTTTCTCGCCGTAAAGCTTTATTTAGCGTCACAACAAAAATTAAAAATTTAACTTGCTTGTTTAAATAAATCTCAGTATTTTATCACTATTTATTTAGGATTACTATAATTCATTTATGAATGACTAAATCGATAATTCCTTTCGACATACAAGTTATCAACGGGGCATCAAAACCCACATAAAGAATCCTAAACCGTTACTTTATTCCGAAATAATAACAATTATCAAGAAAATAAAAGTGTAAGTAATATTATTGATAATCAGTTATTTCATCCTACTGTCTATTTTTTTAGTAAATTCTATGGAAATCATGCGTATGGTTGTTACCGGTCCAGTTGGGGCTGGTAAATCTACATTTATTCGTTCAATTAGCGAAATTGAAGCTGTAGATACAGACCGCAAAGCAACAGACGACACTTTATTACTTAAGAAAAATACTACTGTTGCTTTTGATTTTGGTAGATTGCAGTTTAACCCAGATATGGCGCTGCATCTTTACGGTACACCAGGTCAAGAACGATTTAATTTTATCTGGGATATGTTAATTCGTAAGGCTCATGCTTATATATTACTAGTAGCTGCCCATAGACCCGGAGAATTTCTTTACGCTCGTAAAGTAGTTTCCTATATGAATCAAAGATCGCAAATCCCCATGATTATTGGTCTGACTCATATGGATTCTCCTGATGCATGGTCTCAGGAAAATATAATTGCTGCTTTGGGTTATTACGATATCAATTCTCAACCTCCTGTTGTTGTAGTTAATCCGAATGAAATGTCTTCTGTCGCGAATGCTGTCATTAATTTAGTACAACATTACGTGCAGTATAATGCTTCCAAAACTATGGCTGTATAATAATTTGATATCTGTTTTCACTAGAGAAAAATTTTCTATTTGTGTTATCAATATAATTAAAATTAAAAAACAATTAATTTACTTGATAATATCCTATAGCTATAATTTAATATTTAAGCATGAATTATATAGATTTACCTCTCAGAATAGACTTAAGTTATTACTCATCTATTTGTCCTATTGATGTTAAATATTTGTATCAAAAAAGTCTGTTCAGGCAAAAAAACATAAAATAAATATTATTATGTAGATAGCAATCATAATATAAATGTTTTTTCTAATATTTCCATCAAAAAAAATTGACAGCAAACTTATTTATAAGTTTTTCCGGTTTAAGACAGTAAAATTCATAAAATAACTATTGTTCCTTAAAAGAGTATTTTACGTAGGAAGATATGGCATTTAGTGGTTACTTATCTAAATTTTCTTTACCAGAGATATTTGAATTTTTAGAACAAGGATTCAAAACTGGCTTGCTTAGTATTCGTACTTTGAAAAACGAACGGGATGAATCAGTCCAGAATTATTATATATGGCTGCGTCAGGGTCGTATTGTAGCGGCAGCTAGTAAGCTAGATAATCAGGGGTTAGCTTCACTGATTAATCAGAGAGGCTGGGTAAGTCGAAATTCTGCTATAAAAAAGTTTCAAGCGAGCGGCGGAAAAATGGCAATGGGCTTGTGCCTTAAGTCTCAGGGTTTGCTGTCAGCAGAACAGCTAACACTATTGTTTCGTGCCCAAATAATGGGACAAGTTTCTCGTTTATTTGAACTTGAAAATGGTAAGTTCAGTTTTGATTTTCAGGCTCCCATGCCAGTTGCAGAAATGACTGGACTAAGTATGATAACTACTGAAGCCACAATCAAAGGTTTACGGGGCTTGCGAAACTGGTCTGCGTTAACAGCAAAACTACCAGATCCGACTTCAGCTATCCTAAAGAAAACAGAAATTATCTCTAACGTACAGTTAGATTCTCAAGAGTCAAGAGTTTGGGAATGTGCCAATGGTGAAACTGATTTGAGTCAAATAGCTAATAAGTTGTCAGTTCCCCTAGAAAAAGTACGGCAGATTGCTTTCCGATTAATTGTCAGCAATTTAGCAAAAGAAACTTTTATTATAAATAACAATAAAGTTTCGAGAATAGAAAACACTGAAGAATTTGCTGATTTGAATTCTAAAAACGGATTTGGTCAATTATCATCTGAGACATTTGCGGCAAAGTTATCTACTTTGAATACTCCAGAGACCTCATATGATTTACACTCTAGAGAGCCAAAAGCGGTAGATGTAGAGAAAAAAATATTAGATACAATTCCTGATTGTTCTTATGATATAGATGTAAGTCAATCATTTTTACAAAATTTAGTTGGTTTTTTAAAAACAAAAGTCGAAAGTTAAATAACGTATTTTATGACAAACATACATTTATAAATTTTGATTTTCACTATTTCCATCGCTATAGCAATCCTATTTGAATTTTGAAAAATACTCAGTAAGTTTTCTGTTCCCTAGCCCCTACGAGTTATTCAGAAATCAAAACAGATTCCTGTATATATTCGTTAGTTGCTGAAATCTTGGATGCGAGTAAAGACTGCTAACATTTTTGGATATTATATTTTGCTTGATTTTTTCAAGCTATTTATCTATATAAAATGAGTTATTCTTGGGATATTAGTATGTTTATATATATGAATGTTGTTTCTGAAGTTTAGTTAATTTCGGTTGCCAATTGATACAGTTTGAAACATCCTTTTTTATAGCTTCCTATTTTCAGTCAAGAATAGTTTTTCACATCTTCATTTTTGTAGAAAGAGAGGCTGAGTAATAATTTTGAGGCTAAAAATATTCTATAAAGCTAATATATATGATTTAAAATAAATAACCATTTACATTTATTTTAATATGCTTTTATAAGATAAAGCAATATTAATGAATATTTATTATTAGAATTGGAAATATTCTTTGAATGACTTTCGATGATATTTTTAAAAGGTATTGAAAACAGTAAAATCTTTTAATTCAGATTTATATCATTAGATAAAATGCTATTTATATAATTTTTAATTAATATATAAAAGATATTTTTTATGCATACTTGTTTATGAATTAAAAATACATCTTGTTAACAAATAAGATTACAATATAATAGGTTGTGCGAGCTAAACTCCGTACAAACAACATAGCTGAAAAAAGTGAAAATCAGAATATACACTGATTCAGTTATAGTGACATTTCATCTAAGATGATATATAACCAGTTGGTGCATACTCGTAGGACTATAGCCATTCTTTAAACGATTCGTGAAATCTCTACAGATGTATAGAAAAAATATCCAACAAATTTTTTTCTATAGATTTATCTTGCGGATATTCCCGGTCTTTAATAAAAAGCATTATTAAACTGTACTTCGAGTTAGGGTAACCATCCGGAGTTAGTTTACTTTTTTATATTGCAAACAGGCATACCTCCTGACTGTTATAAGCGCTAGCCTGGAAAAATTAAAGGAAAGACCTATTAATTAAGGGAACAAAGTATGAGCCATCCGGAAATGATGGTATCGAGTGAACTACTCGATGAATTTAGAACTTGTACTCAAATACAATATAGTGGCAAATTAAATATCAAAAGTTCCAAAGGGCATAAGTGGATATTCTACTATCGATTGGGACGTATCGTTTGGGCTACTGGAGGAACTCATCCTTTCCGACGTTGGCGCAGACACATGACTCAACATTGCCCGGAAATTGATATTGATAAAATGCAATTTGATTCCAAGGAATTATCAACATCAAATGATTACTGGGATTATAAACTGCTCGAAGTCTTGCATGAAAATCAGAAAATTAAGCGCGAGCATATCAACTCTGTTGTAGAAAGGACTATAGC comes from Rivularia sp. PCC 7116 and encodes:
- the murQ gene encoding N-acetylmuramic acid 6-phosphate etherase yields the protein MTDLQERGHLLTEQVNPDSLNLDQLSSVEFVELFNREDANAVAAVSAAKEDLAKAIDLAAQSLEKGGRLFYVGAGTSGRLGVLDAAECPPTFCTPPELVQGIIAGGAGALVRSSEDLEDRAQDGEAAMAQREINQLDVIVGITAGGTTPFVHGAINAAKSRGATTVFMACVPSEQVSVEVDVDIRLLTGPEILAGSTRLKAGTATKLALNIISTGVMVKLGKVYGNRMVDVAVTNQKLRDRALRILQDLTDLSREAASSLLERSGKWVKLAILMHEAGVDKEQGDKLLSQHRGNLREAIEAKKSAIK
- a CDS encoding roadblock/LC7 domain-containing protein, whose product is MPINAGKIESILQNFVSGTNDIQGATLVSPDGLSLATVLPSTMDDEKVSAMSAAMLSLGERIGNELSRGSIDRIYVEGDKGYGVLTNCGDDAVLLVLASQSAKQGLLMLEIKRLTEELKLVLM
- a CDS encoding ATP/GTP-binding protein, producing MEIMRMVVTGPVGAGKSTFIRSISEIEAVDTDRKATDDTLLLKKNTTVAFDFGRLQFNPDMALHLYGTPGQERFNFIWDMLIRKAHAYILLVAAHRPGEFLYARKVVSYMNQRSQIPMIIGLTHMDSPDAWSQENIIAALGYYDINSQPPVVVVNPNEMSSVANAVINLVQHYVQYNASKTMAV
- a CDS encoding DUF4388 domain-containing protein, with protein sequence MAFSGYLSKFSLPEIFEFLEQGFKTGLLSIRTLKNERDESVQNYYIWLRQGRIVAAASKLDNQGLASLINQRGWVSRNSAIKKFQASGGKMAMGLCLKSQGLLSAEQLTLLFRAQIMGQVSRLFELENGKFSFDFQAPMPVAEMTGLSMITTEATIKGLRGLRNWSALTAKLPDPTSAILKKTEIISNVQLDSQESRVWECANGETDLSQIANKLSVPLEKVRQIAFRLIVSNLAKETFIINNNKVSRIENTEEFADLNSKNGFGQLSSETFAAKLSTLNTPETSYDLHSREPKAVDVEKKILDTIPDCSYDIDVSQSFLQNLVGFLKTKVES